The Fusarium oxysporum f. sp. lycopersici 4287 chromosome 1, whole genome shotgun sequence DNA segment AATCAACTTAACTTTGCTGTGATTGGTATATCAAACAAGAGCTTGATTCAGGAGTATACTGGTGTTGGGTAACCAATTCAATCTTCGTCACAATGTTCCACCGTCCTGCATCCAATTAAGGGCTCCTTAGGATTAACTTTACAAAAACCAGCGCTAAAATAAGACACAAACAAAGGCATTGTTTGCCATCAAATTTTGCTTTTGATAGGAGCTGAAATTCCCTGTTGATTATCGGTCCCTGTATCGGTGATCCGCACCCTTAGCCAGGGGTTCCAAGTTGATGCCTGACAGCCTCACATCCATTTCCAAAGTCAAGCTTGTTCAACGCTGATTGGCCAAAATCTCAGCGGCAAAGCGTCAATACAGAGGATAGCACCAACTAGCAGCGTGGAGGTACAGGGCACCACACAGGACAGCACAACAGACAGACACACCCGACCTCAAAGTACCCGACCAAGACTGGCAAGCTTGGTTTCTTAGCAGCACACGACCCGACGCTCAATTTTTTGACTTTCTATCGACAGAAAGCAAACCACGATATCCCGATTCGACGTCTATTCAGATAGTCCAGAACCGAATCTTGACCGAGACGACAACACGTGCCAAGGCTCGTTGTATCTTTCGCGCAGGAGCTTCCAAGTTCCAACATCTGGCCTCgtcacatcacatcacacTCCATCTACCGCACCGAGCTTGTCCGACTTCGAAACCGGCACTCGCTCGCCTCCATCGCCATATCTCCCAAACCGACTCGAATCTCCATGCACCCGCCCAATTGAGAGAGGCGCGCCGCGATGGGCCCTAATGCTGGCAACGGCGTGGGCGGCCTGGAGATGGGACCTATGATGCAGGGCAATGGCTCCAACATCCCCCAGGCCACCGAGTACACCCTCCAGGGCGTCATGCGATTCCTGCAGACAGAATGGCACAGACATGAGCGCGATAGGAACTCGTGggagattgagaagcaggagatGAAGGGCCGCATCGCCAACCTTGAGGGTCAGGCGCGGAGGGCGGATGCCACTCAACGCGTGCTGAGGAAATATGTGACTATGCTGGAGCGAAAGGTCAAGGAGCAGACGGCTCAGCTTCAGGGGCAGGAAGCCGTTGATGCAGAGACGGCGGCTAAGAATGATCGGGCTGCTAAGATACAAGAGAAGCTGAGATGTGAGCAATGCCCCTTTTTGTCGACTTTTTTAATACTAACATTGTTCCAGCTACTTTGGAGGATATGCCCGTACCCGGTGTCGATGGCGTTAACTATGAGAAGCTCGACAGAGGTGACGAGGAAGCTCAACGACAAGATCTTAAGACGTTCCTTGACCAATGCCAATCCGAATTTATGTACCTTATGATTACCCCCGCGAACCCGCAGCCACCTCGAGAATCCCCCCCGCTACCGATCATGGAGGATCTGCGGGAAGTCGAGGCGTTTGGCATGCCAGCTCCCCAGCAGCAGTTCCAGCTACCAACACGAAATGCTCAGAATCACGCTCAAGAAATGAACTCGAGGGTATCTCAGCAGAATCATGCGCCTCATGGTCAaaaccagcagcagcactTTGGCCAGAAGCAAGAACACCAGCCTCAGCCAATGGTGCGGTCCGAGCATCCACCCGTCATGTATCAAAACTCTAATGACTGGCCCGCACCTGTGTCAGTAACATCCCGACCGGTTGAAGATCACATGTCACAAGCAAACCATGCGGCAGAAGTGCTAGGCGGAATGGATGATTCCGCTGAACTTAGAGAGAAGCACTCTGCACAACCTGAGAACGATGGATGGGAGTTCCCTGAGGGCACATTCCCTGAACCCGGAAACTCCCAGCCCAATTCTCAACCTAACCGCCCTGATACCGATGCTTTCCCTACCGCTGATAACCTCCCTAAGTCGCCGAGCAGACGAGATAGCTCCCACCGACGAAAAGGCTCTATGTCTAGAAGACGAAGTGCCGATCATGAGCTAGCTTTGGCTGCCCAAAAAGCTGAGAGTGGTAATTTCAAGCTCAGATTTGGACTCCGAGGTCATCTCGACACTGTTCGCACAATAATTTTCTCTGGAGGCGGTAGCCCAGGCGAGCCAGAAATCTGTACTGGAGGAGATGACGGTATGATCAAGCGCTTCCACATTCCTCGATTAGACGGTCACCCTGGTGGTCTTGCGCACACAGCGTCAGACCTTGATGTTACAGCCAACTTTACGCACCGTGGTCACTCAGGAGCAATTCTGTGTTTGACATCGTGGTCACCCTCGCCGAATTTCTCAACTGGAGGTCGCGCACAAGGCGACGGCTGGATATTCTCCGGCGGCCAAGATGCGACCATTCGAGTTTGGGAGCGTGGAAGAGTCGATCCTAAGGCGACTCTTGAAGGACATACTGATGCTGTCTGGGCTATCTGTGTTCTGCCAGCAACTCTTGGTCAAATATTCGGAAGCTCAAGTCCTTACGGTAATACGGATCGTATCTTGGTTGTTTCGGGTGCTGCAGACGGCAGTGTTCGTTTGTGGTCAGTGAGCGCGCCTCCTCAGCTGAGCTCACCACAACCTGGAACGAACCGAGCCATGACCGGTCGCGGAGGTAGAGTCCGTGGTAACTCGATGAGCTCCGGCAGTGGATTCTCCAATACTCCCCAACCTACTATCGCCTCCAACTCACCCTTCAACCATACACTTGTACACAACATCTCGAGGTCTGACGGCTCCACCGCCAGTCCGACGTGCATCACACCTCTGGGTACCACTGGAGAGTCGTTCGTTGTTTCGTACTCAGATGCCGCCATTATCGTTTATGATACCCGAACCGGTGAACAAATCGGCAACATGGACAGCCTTGAAACATATGATCAGTCTAACAAGACTAGTGTCAACGCTGTTGTGGCGACGACAATCGGTCTTGATCAGGCTAATCAGAACCACAGTGGTAGCATAGGTGAGGAAGATGCTAGCGCAGGTGCTACTGGAGGTGGACGATCAATGGCTGGCTCAGGTGTTGAGGGGACTATCATTTCTGGCCACGAAGACCGCTTCATCCGGTTCTTCGATGCCAACAGCGGTAAGTTTCTTATCTTACGAGTAATGACAAATACTAACAATCTCTCAGGTCAATGTACATATAACATGATTGCTCACCCCGATGCCATCTCCAGCCTTTCCCTCAGCCCCGACGGTCGTGAACTTGTCAGCGCCGGTCATGACGCCTCACTCCGCTTCTGGAGTCTTGAGAAGCGTACCTGCACGCAAGAAGTAACAAGCCACCGCGTGATGCGGGGCGAAGGCATCTGCGCCTGTGTATGGAGTCAAGATGGTAAATGGGTAGTCAGCGCTGGCGGCGACGGCGTGGTAAAGGTGTTTGCACGATAATGGTGATAGATGCTTTACATGTATGTATGTCATGATATGGAGGAGCTTCTTTTTTAACGGTACGGATGGTGCATTGTTGCTTGGTGGACCATGATATTGTAGCAGTTGAATTGGGGAGCTCAGCAACGAGACGGGAAACCCAAGTGTCATAGTATCTGTATGTGTTGGTCCTGGAGGAGGGTGATTTCGCTTATTTATACTACTCGTCGATACCCGGCATTTAGTGGTGGCTTATCTTTACTTCTAGTATCATCACGGAGTGTATTCATAGTAAGATATTCTTGATAGCAAAAAGATCGGGTAGCTAACTAGTTAGTGATCTAACGTAATGAATGGGTGATGAGAAAAATGCAAAAAAGAAGACCTGCGTATCGCAGGTGGCTGGATCTCTCCCGCCGGGAATTGAACCCGGGTCTCAAGCGTGACAAGCTTGCATACTGACCACTATACTACGGAAGACACTTTCCTAAACAGGCTTAGCCTGCTGTAG contains these protein-coding regions:
- a CDS encoding striatin Pro11, translated to MGPNAGNGVGGLEMGPMMQGNGSNIPQATEYTLQGVMRFLQTEWHRHERDRNSWEIEKQEMKGRIANLEGQARRADATQRVLRKYVTMLERKVKEQTAQLQGQEAVDAETAAKNDRAAKIQEKLRSTLEDMPVPGVDGVNYEKLDRGDEEAQRQDLKTFLDQCQSEFMYLMITPANPQPPRESPPLPIMEDLREVEAFGMPAPQQQFQLPTRNAQNHAQEMNSRVSQQNHAPHGQNQQQHFGQKQEHQPQPMVRSEHPPVMYQNSNDWPAPVSVTSRPVEDHMSQANHAAEVLGGMDDSAELREKHSAQPENDGWEFPEGTFPEPGNSQPNSQPNRPDTDAFPTADNLPKSPSRRDSSHRRKGSMSRRRSADHELALAAQKAESGNFKLRFGLRGHLDTVRTIIFSGGGSPGEPEICTGGDDGMIKRFHIPRLDGHPGGLAHTASDLDVTANFTHRGHSGAILCLTSWSPSPNFSTGGRAQGDGWIFSGGQDATIRVWERGRVDPKATLEGHTDAVWAICVLPATLGQIFGSSSPYGNTDRILVVSGAADGSVRLWSVSAPPQLSSPQPGTNRAMTGRGGRVRGNSMSSGSGFSNTPQPTIASNSPFNHTLVHNISRSDGSTASPTCITPLGTTGESFVVSYSDAAIIVYDTRTGEQIGNMDSLETYDQSNKTSVNAVVATTIGLDQANQNHSGSIGEEDASAGATGGGRSMAGSGVEGTIISGHEDRFIRFFDANSGQCTYNMIAHPDAISSLSLSPDGRELVSAGHDASLRFWSLEKRTCTQEVTSHRVMRGEGICACVWSQDGKWVVSAGGDGVVKVFAR